A stretch of the Saccharolobus caldissimus genome encodes the following:
- a CDS encoding metal-dependent hydrolase family protein encodes MIALVGKIFDGEKIIDKGTIIIEGNNIINVIEGVETPQGAQVINGDFIMPGLIDAHMHFFGVEEDNVLSWNIVNEIDVAIRSTRDMERLLRSGFTSVRDLGSKVATRLSYLQNKGEIIGPTVIASGYSLAITGGDDDPKDLPLDIAQRLSYSFYCDSPYECRKAVRMVIRQGAGVVKVYASGAFSQGGRILPGFSLDELKAIVDEAHRAGLKVASHAYGKEALMNSILAGVDTIEHGLGIDDETASMIKEREICYIPTLATYEIPFGQPNPERENLIRRHFTEDMKIAVAHGLKIAAGTDYVGSKKRAHGGNYREAVLLARYMSNLEALKAITSTAAKCLGLKAGYLKEGYKADVIVVKGNPLNNIEDLSPSNILYVIKDGRIFRGYGLYQD; translated from the coding sequence ATGATAGCTTTAGTAGGTAAGATTTTTGATGGGGAGAAGATAATCGATAAAGGTACAATAATTATCGAAGGTAATAATATTATTAATGTTATAGAAGGTGTTGAGACTCCTCAAGGTGCCCAAGTAATTAACGGTGATTTTATTATGCCTGGATTAATCGACGCTCATATGCATTTCTTTGGCGTTGAGGAAGATAATGTTTTATCCTGGAATATTGTTAACGAGATTGATGTTGCAATTAGAAGTACTAGAGATATGGAGAGATTATTACGCTCAGGATTTACCAGCGTTAGAGATTTAGGCAGTAAGGTTGCTACTAGGCTATCTTATCTTCAAAATAAAGGTGAAATAATAGGTCCTACGGTAATAGCTTCTGGATATTCATTAGCTATAACTGGAGGAGATGACGATCCTAAGGACTTACCGTTAGATATTGCTCAGAGACTCTCCTACTCTTTTTATTGCGATTCCCCTTATGAGTGCAGAAAAGCGGTTAGAATGGTTATCAGACAAGGTGCAGGAGTAGTTAAAGTTTACGCTTCTGGGGCTTTCTCTCAAGGAGGAAGAATTTTACCTGGTTTCTCTCTAGATGAGTTAAAGGCTATTGTAGATGAGGCACATAGGGCTGGATTAAAGGTAGCCTCTCATGCTTATGGAAAAGAAGCTCTTATGAACTCGATTCTAGCCGGTGTTGATACCATTGAACACGGGTTAGGTATTGACGATGAAACAGCTAGTATGATAAAGGAGAGGGAAATTTGTTACATTCCTACTTTAGCTACTTACGAAATTCCATTCGGTCAGCCTAACCCAGAAAGGGAGAATCTCATTAGAAGGCATTTCACAGAAGACATGAAAATAGCCGTAGCACACGGTCTAAAGATAGCAGCAGGTACAGATTACGTTGGTTCGAAGAAGAGAGCACATGGAGGAAATTATAGGGAGGCAGTTTTATTGGCTAGGTATATGAGTAATTTAGAAGCTCTTAAAGCTATTACTTCGACTGCAGCCAAGTGTTTAGGACTTAAGGCAGGTTATCTAAAAGAGGGATATAAAGCTGATGTCATTGTAGTCAAGGGAAATCCGTTAAATAATATTGAGGACTTATCACCATCTAATATACTATACGTAATAAAGGATGGTAGGATATTTAGAGGATATGGACTTTATCAGGATTAA
- a CDS encoding AAA family ATPase: protein MFFDEVQNVKGYGSWFRKRLNARIFLSGSSSELTPLRITEELRGRSINFEVYPLSFREFLKFKDFTKIGVLLRRHHMLRL from the coding sequence ATTTTCTTCGATGAAGTTCAGAACGTTAAAGGATACGGGAGTTGGTTTAGGAAGAGACTTAATGCTAGAATATTTTTGAGTGGCTCCTCATCAGAACTCACACCCTTGAGAATTACTGAGGAGTTAAGAGGTAGAAGTATAAATTTCGAAGTTTACCCTCTATCCTTTCGTGAGTTCTTAAAGTTTAAGGACTTTACAAAAATTGGGGTATTGTTAAGAAGGCACCACATGCTTCGCCTCTAA
- a CDS encoding C2H2-type zinc finger protein — translation MVKRVLLKCELCGQVFASNSLYYQHKVLQHSDYKPIVKEDGYECPICHEKRKRLEPMLTHMGLQHLINNPIRTEIAQ, via the coding sequence ATGGTAAAACGTGTTTTATTAAAATGTGAATTATGCGGGCAGGTATTCGCTAGTAATTCTTTATACTATCAACATAAGGTTCTTCAACATTCCGATTATAAACCGATTGTAAAGGAAGATGGATATGAATGTCCTATATGTCACGAAAAAAGGAAAAGATTAGAACCCATGTTAACGCATATGGGCTTACAACATCTAATTAACAACCCAATAAGGACTGAAATTGCACAGTAA
- a CDS encoding plasma-membrane proton-efflux P-type ATPase, translating to MSSKFEKYSIEETLAELNTSLNGLSETEAQERLKKYGYNEVREKKENSILKFLRKFWAPVPWMLEVTIIITYILGKYLDMYIILFLLIFNSIVSFVQERRAENAVELLKQKLNVKSRVLRDGQWKVISAKFLVPGDIIHVRLGDIVPADAKIFEGEILVDQSALTGESLPVEKKREDVIYSSSIVKRGEVSAIVIATGERTYFGKTTELVQTARAQSHLEKLILNIVKYLIIFDVTLVLALFVYSILLKVSLSEVLPFSLIVLIASVPVALPATFTIAMALGSLELSKKGILVTRLTAAEDAASMDVLNLDKTGTITENRMRVGDPIPFEGFTKEDVVKFAYIASDEASQDPIDTAVIMCLRENNIAPDKYERIEFKPFDPLTKRTEAIVNINGKTVRVVKGAPQVIAQMSDISDIQKYHSALEELSKKGYRTIAVALGDKEGKLKLVGILPLYDRPRKDSKEFIDEIKRLNVKPKMVTGDNVLIAGEIAKQVDIGNVICDINTIKQLEEKDRIKKVEECDVFAEVFPEDKYLIVKTLQDGGHYVGMTGDGVNDAPALKQAEVGIAVANATDVAKASASMVLTHEGLTDIVEAIKTGRMIYQRMLTYTLNKIIKTLQVVIFLTLSFFIVRFFVTTPFDVILLLFLNDFVTMSIATDNVRYSMKPERLDAGKIVKASLILAFLVIIESFFTLWLGDNILKLNVNEIHTFIFDMLVFSGQFTVYMVRERRSMWSSRPSKFLLASSIIDIIFVILISTLGILVTPVPLEDVLLILAVTFIFTVVFDHVKNISFKTVNI from the coding sequence GTGAGCAGTAAATTTGAAAAATATAGCATTGAAGAAACACTTGCTGAACTTAATACTTCTTTAAATGGATTGTCAGAAACTGAAGCTCAAGAAAGACTTAAGAAGTATGGATATAATGAAGTGAGAGAAAAGAAAGAGAATTCAATACTAAAATTCTTAAGGAAGTTTTGGGCTCCAGTGCCTTGGATGTTGGAAGTTACTATAATAATAACTTATATATTAGGAAAATATCTAGATATGTATATAATTCTATTTCTATTAATTTTTAATTCAATAGTTAGTTTTGTTCAAGAGAGAAGAGCTGAAAACGCTGTGGAACTCCTAAAACAGAAATTAAACGTTAAATCCAGAGTTTTAAGGGATGGCCAATGGAAAGTGATATCTGCTAAATTTCTCGTACCTGGAGATATAATACACGTAAGACTAGGAGATATAGTACCAGCTGATGCTAAAATATTTGAAGGTGAAATCCTAGTAGATCAATCAGCCTTAACTGGAGAATCTCTTCCAGTAGAAAAGAAGAGAGAGGATGTAATTTACTCATCATCTATAGTAAAGAGAGGAGAAGTATCAGCAATAGTTATCGCAACTGGAGAGAGAACATATTTCGGTAAAACTACGGAATTAGTTCAAACTGCAAGAGCGCAATCACATCTAGAAAAACTTATCTTAAATATAGTTAAATATCTTATAATATTTGACGTAACGTTAGTTCTTGCGCTTTTCGTATATTCCATTCTGCTTAAAGTGAGCTTATCGGAGGTCTTACCTTTTTCCTTAATCGTATTAATAGCATCAGTTCCAGTAGCTTTACCTGCAACGTTTACGATAGCTATGGCATTAGGAAGTTTAGAGCTTTCGAAGAAGGGAATATTAGTAACTAGATTAACGGCAGCCGAAGATGCGGCATCTATGGACGTGTTAAATCTAGATAAAACAGGAACTATAACTGAGAACAGAATGAGAGTAGGAGATCCGATCCCCTTCGAGGGATTTACTAAAGAAGATGTAGTTAAATTCGCCTATATTGCTTCAGACGAAGCAAGCCAAGATCCCATAGATACTGCAGTAATCATGTGTTTAAGGGAAAATAATATAGCTCCAGATAAATATGAGAGAATAGAATTTAAACCATTTGATCCATTAACTAAGAGAACTGAGGCTATAGTAAATATAAACGGAAAAACAGTAAGAGTAGTTAAAGGAGCTCCTCAAGTAATCGCTCAAATGAGTGATATTTCTGACATTCAAAAATACCACAGTGCTTTAGAAGAGTTATCTAAGAAGGGATATAGAACTATAGCCGTAGCCTTAGGGGATAAGGAAGGTAAGTTAAAGCTTGTTGGCATACTTCCACTTTATGATAGGCCTAGGAAGGATAGTAAGGAATTCATAGATGAAATAAAGAGGTTAAACGTTAAGCCTAAGATGGTTACCGGAGATAACGTATTAATAGCAGGAGAGATAGCTAAACAAGTAGACATAGGAAATGTAATATGCGATATTAACACTATAAAGCAGTTGGAGGAAAAGGATAGAATTAAGAAGGTAGAAGAATGTGATGTTTTCGCAGAGGTTTTCCCTGAGGATAAATACTTAATAGTTAAAACCCTACAAGATGGAGGCCACTATGTTGGAATGACGGGGGATGGTGTAAACGACGCGCCTGCTTTAAAGCAAGCAGAAGTAGGCATAGCAGTAGCTAATGCGACTGATGTAGCCAAAGCCTCAGCTAGTATGGTTTTGACTCATGAGGGATTAACGGATATAGTAGAAGCTATTAAAACTGGGAGAATGATCTATCAGAGAATGTTAACATATACTTTAAATAAAATAATTAAAACTTTACAAGTTGTAATATTCCTTACCTTATCTTTTTTCATAGTTAGATTTTTCGTAACTACACCTTTTGATGTGATATTATTACTGTTTCTTAATGACTTTGTTACAATGTCCATTGCAACTGATAATGTAAGATACTCCATGAAACCAGAGAGATTAGATGCAGGAAAAATCGTTAAAGCCTCTCTTATATTGGCGTTTTTAGTAATTATTGAATCATTTTTCACGCTATGGTTAGGGGATAATATATTGAAACTAAATGTTAATGAGATACATACTTTCATATTTGATATGTTAGTATTCAGCGGACAATTTACAGTATATATGGTTAGGGAAAGGAGAAGTATGTGGTCATCACGGCCAAGTAAATTTCTTCTTGCTAGTAGTATAATAGATATAATATTTGTAATATTGATTTCCACGTTAGGGATTCTAGTAACTCCAGTTCCTTTAGAAGACGTACTATTAATACTTGCAGTAACTTTTATCTTTACAGTTGTATTTGATCATGTAAAGAATATTTCATTTAAAACCGTAAATATATAA
- a CDS encoding beta-class carbonic anhydrase — MISEYVDEEIKRREDYSLRRLRGIPNDRRLWILTCMDERIHVEEALGIKPEDAHIYRNAGGIVTDDAIRSASLTTNFFGTKEIIVITHTDCGMLRFTGDEVARYFIEKGIKVKELQIDPLLPSLKLENEQDFVKWFKFFRDLGANTPDEIALKNVEILKNHPLIPKHVSISAYVYEVETHRLRKPNQRLYELTSRFEHGTVVKD; from the coding sequence ATGATAAGTGAATACGTAGACGAGGAGATAAAAAGAAGGGAAGATTACAGTTTGAGAAGATTAAGAGGAATACCGAATGATAGAAGATTATGGATATTAACGTGTATGGATGAGAGAATTCATGTTGAAGAAGCATTAGGAATTAAACCGGAGGACGCTCATATTTACAGAAATGCAGGCGGTATAGTTACAGATGATGCGATAAGATCTGCTTCCTTAACGACTAACTTTTTCGGAACTAAGGAGATAATAGTTATTACACATACGGATTGCGGAATGTTAAGATTTACTGGAGATGAGGTTGCAAGATATTTTATAGAAAAGGGAATTAAAGTTAAAGAACTGCAGATAGACCCATTATTACCCTCGCTAAAACTAGAAAATGAGCAAGATTTTGTGAAATGGTTTAAGTTCTTTAGAGATCTAGGCGCAAATACGCCAGATGAAATTGCATTAAAAAATGTGGAAATCCTTAAGAATCATCCGTTAATACCTAAGCACGTATCAATTAGTGCTTATGTTTACGAAGTTGAAACTCATAGATTAAGGAAACCTAATCAAAGACTTTACGAGTTAACGTCTAGATTTGAGCACGGAACTGTAGTTAAAGATTAA
- a CDS encoding DsrE/DsrF/DrsH-like family protein, giving the protein MNQGEERRLGIVVQSGAANRICCVAVYTASALASGWKVILHLVNEGLIAFKKDTAKKVWASLNPKDFSIYPSYYAPNVEVFLKNVQEMIKSGKFQDWPDLLSELKKQYPDKLKIYACPLAAATYNVKKEDLLEIVDDIKGAESFLEEVWPGVVMVF; this is encoded by the coding sequence GTGAATCAAGGAGAAGAAAGAAGATTAGGGATAGTGGTTCAATCTGGTGCTGCAAATAGGATTTGCTGTGTCGCAGTATATACAGCATCGGCTTTAGCCTCTGGCTGGAAGGTAATACTACATTTAGTAAATGAAGGTCTAATAGCTTTTAAAAAGGATACTGCCAAGAAAGTCTGGGCTAGCCTTAACCCTAAAGATTTTAGCATTTACCCCTCATATTATGCTCCAAATGTGGAAGTTTTTCTTAAAAATGTTCAAGAAATGATAAAATCTGGAAAGTTTCAAGATTGGCCGGACTTATTAAGTGAGCTTAAAAAACAATACCCAGATAAATTAAAGATTTACGCATGTCCTTTAGCGGCCGCAACATATAACGTAAAGAAGGAGGATCTTCTAGAGATAGTAGATGACATTAAGGGAGCTGAATCTTTTCTAGAAGAAGTATGGCCAGGAGTAGTTATGGTATTCTAA
- a CDS encoding helix-turn-helix domain-containing protein, protein MYRSPFEVTVLIEDHPCEVMKIISLTGLKASVENVKLGEQTTDHIVSFEKEIEKSEVLKLKSNSVKVLRLSESKVWVRTNGCAVCRILYTSDVVVEKIKVIKERTLLYTLLVPNNSSFKEFLTKLSKEGVKVTVLNVSEISGAELTERQMEILQLAYKLGYFNDDRGITLSQLADKLGISPPTLEEILRRALRKVVKYYLDKH, encoded by the coding sequence GTGTATAGATCTCCCTTTGAAGTAACAGTACTAATAGAGGATCATCCTTGTGAAGTAATGAAAATAATATCATTAACGGGACTTAAAGCAAGTGTAGAAAACGTTAAGTTAGGAGAACAAACTACTGACCATATAGTTAGTTTCGAAAAGGAGATAGAGAAGAGTGAAGTTCTAAAATTAAAGTCAAATAGTGTTAAAGTACTAAGACTCAGTGAAAGTAAAGTATGGGTGAGAACTAATGGATGTGCTGTATGCAGGATACTTTATACTTCTGATGTAGTTGTAGAGAAAATTAAAGTAATAAAAGAAAGGACTTTACTTTATACTTTACTTGTGCCTAATAACTCATCGTTTAAGGAATTTTTAACTAAATTGTCGAAAGAAGGAGTAAAGGTAACAGTTTTAAACGTCTCAGAGATATCTGGTGCGGAACTTACTGAGAGACAGATGGAAATACTGCAATTAGCCTATAAGTTAGGTTATTTTAATGATGATAGAGGTATTACTTTATCTCAATTAGCAGATAAATTGGGAATAAGTCCGCCAACTCTGGAAGAAATATTAAGGAGAGCTCTCAGAAAAGTTGTTAAGTATTATTTGGATAAGCATTAA
- a CDS encoding AAA family ATPase produces the protein MEEGIIKSFIAEWLTNGLSKLFERELPLPLDKDYVITVTGERRSGKTYLLYQTMKSGLASFNEILYVDFQDYRLKGIGANDLDKVVLC, from the coding sequence ATGGAAGAGGGAATAATAAAAAGTTTCATAGCCGAATGGTTAACTAATGGCTTATCCAAACTCTTTGAAAGAGAACTCCCATTACCCCTAGATAAGGACTACGTTATTACGGTCACGGGTGAAAGGAGGAGCGGTAAGACTTACCTACTTTACCAGACTATGAAGAGTGGGCTAGCTTCCTTTAACGAAATACTCTACGTAGACTTTCAAGATTATAGGCTAAAGGGGATAGGTGCTAACGACTTAGACAAGGTAGTGCTTTGTTGA
- a CDS encoding 4Fe-4S binding protein, producing MNILPIFDILYIILMMIIDFIILGEVFRKEYIRRRAALFLASFIGYMGAEAFTIGDVLFYHGSLVIELLLIPLASIPLILSTFIKDEVVRVKSDVLTGLAFAITITVDEFTMGYLYSSAFGPHTSNLFVNSISNIAFAIMMITDGLFFLTISKSKNITEISLATFAISMAFLPSLYLEFPKEIELIVSIIASAIMVINIITLYLIEMKRITLEGQLFSISLALLDFLMMLGLDFFVIFRDLLTISLMIFISMIWYFILLLHSFPQRKINFGIKYPFLFMLFVNLAELSMGLGESVLGYRSIKWLFPYNPLMMAEMMISKILVSNLVLKAFFISFAYIMSITMTPFYVIMMGAEMSYLVYERFKYVKKVKEWSLVIITGIPLFTVLIPYYTDFYVFGMSGMIIPVGLLPFIASIIAVIIGSSLFGRRAYCNAVCMAAHMWTNVFYDRFKPKRNSIIWDYLRWIFVFPMFLAFALYMGEQLNVISLPLNPLNLYGMLVLNYVWWFFYFLTPVFGTYSCARQGWCGFGTFAGFFNKVLFKISAKDVNVCGNCEVKSCEASCPIKIPISKDILNRGYTNRISCVGCGDCVEACPYENLEIIDIRKYIFRS from the coding sequence ATGAATATACTTCCAATATTTGATATACTTTATATCATATTGATGATGATTATTGATTTCATAATTCTAGGTGAGGTGTTTAGAAAAGAATATATAAGGAGGAGAGCAGCACTTTTTCTTGCCTCTTTTATAGGATATATGGGAGCCGAAGCTTTTACCATAGGAGATGTTTTGTTTTATCACGGAAGTCTGGTTATAGAATTACTTTTAATTCCTCTTGCTTCAATTCCTCTAATCTTATCAACGTTTATAAAAGACGAAGTAGTTAGAGTAAAGAGTGATGTATTAACTGGTTTAGCTTTCGCTATTACTATTACTGTTGACGAATTCACAATGGGCTATTTATATTCTAGTGCTTTTGGCCCTCACACCTCTAATTTATTCGTTAACTCCATTAGTAATATAGCCTTTGCCATAATGATGATTACAGATGGACTTTTCTTCCTAACTATTTCCAAATCAAAAAACATAACGGAAATTTCATTAGCTACTTTTGCAATTTCAATGGCATTTTTACCCTCTTTATATTTGGAGTTCCCAAAGGAGATAGAGCTTATCGTATCAATTATAGCTTCAGCGATTATGGTTATAAATATAATAACGTTATATTTGATAGAAATGAAAAGAATTACGTTAGAGGGTCAACTGTTTTCAATCTCTTTAGCACTTTTAGACTTCCTAATGATGTTAGGACTAGATTTCTTCGTGATATTTAGAGACTTGTTAACAATTTCCTTAATGATTTTCATTTCCATGATCTGGTATTTTATATTGTTACTCCATAGTTTCCCTCAAAGGAAAATTAATTTTGGGATAAAGTATCCTTTCTTATTTATGCTTTTCGTAAACTTGGCAGAGTTAAGTATGGGTTTAGGGGAGAGTGTATTGGGATATAGGTCAATTAAGTGGCTATTTCCATACAATCCCCTTATGATGGCTGAGATGATGATAAGTAAAATTTTAGTTAGTAATTTAGTTCTTAAAGCCTTCTTCATTTCGTTTGCGTATATAATGAGTATCACGATGACGCCTTTTTACGTTATAATGATGGGGGCTGAGATGAGCTACCTAGTTTACGAGAGATTCAAATACGTTAAGAAAGTTAAAGAATGGTCTTTAGTCATAATAACTGGAATACCATTATTCACTGTGCTAATACCTTACTATACTGACTTTTACGTCTTCGGTATGAGCGGCATGATAATACCCGTGGGTTTGCTACCCTTCATAGCTTCCATTATAGCGGTTATAATAGGGTCTTCGCTTTTCGGTAGGAGGGCGTATTGTAATGCTGTATGTATGGCAGCTCATATGTGGACTAACGTATTTTACGATAGATTTAAACCTAAAAGGAATAGTATAATTTGGGATTATTTAAGATGGATATTTGTATTTCCAATGTTTCTAGCCTTTGCATTATACATGGGAGAGCAACTTAATGTAATTAGTTTACCCTTAAATCCCCTTAACCTTTACGGAATGCTAGTGTTAAATTACGTGTGGTGGTTCTTCTATTTTCTCACTCCAGTTTTTGGAACCTATAGTTGTGCAAGACAGGGTTGGTGCGGTTTCGGTACTTTTGCAGGATTTTTCAATAAAGTGCTATTTAAGATAAGTGCAAAGGACGTAAATGTTTGCGGCAATTGTGAAGTAAAGTCTTGCGAGGCTTCATGTCCTATTAAAATACCTATAAGTAAGGATATATTAAATAGAGGTTATACAAATAGGATAAGCTGTGTAGGCTGCGGGGATTGCGTTGAAGCTTGTCCCTATGAAAATTTGGAAATTATAGACATAAGGAAATACATTTTTAGATCTTAA
- a CDS encoding metal-sulfur cluster assembly factor, with translation MKAVVIDKGEWKNKILENLHQVYDPEIPIDIVNLGLIYELNVSDEGDVYIRIGATTPACPVTEDLQYTVEQVIKETVPARSIRVDLDLETQWTPLMITKEGREEFIKKFGYDIVKRWAEIMGIELKYNI, from the coding sequence ATGAAAGCCGTGGTTATAGATAAGGGAGAATGGAAGAATAAAATATTGGAGAACTTACATCAAGTTTATGATCCTGAAATCCCAATCGATATTGTTAATTTAGGACTAATCTATGAGCTTAACGTAAGCGATGAGGGGGATGTGTACATTAGAATAGGTGCTACAACTCCTGCTTGTCCAGTTACTGAAGATCTACAATATACTGTAGAACAAGTTATTAAAGAAACTGTTCCAGCTAGAAGTATAAGGGTAGATTTAGATTTAGAAACGCAATGGACTCCACTTATGATAACAAAGGAAGGTAGAGAAGAATTTATCAAAAAATTTGGTTATGATATCGTAAAAAGATGGGCAGAAATAATGGGCATAGAGCTGAAGTATAATATTTAA
- a CDS encoding enoyl-CoA hydratase/isomerase family protein — protein sequence MYNLNSVDEVRDFFFTLYDTIELIINLEKLLICLVNGLAYGGDYEILLFCDITIASEDAKFSIPEDRLGLIPPMAVSIDYKALGRRIVISYINIKRDRC from the coding sequence ATGTATAATCTAAATTCAGTTGATGAAGTGAGAGATTTCTTTTTCACTTTATATGATACAATAGAATTAATAATAAACTTAGAAAAGCTTTTAATTTGTCTAGTTAATGGATTAGCTTACGGTGGAGATTACGAAATACTTCTATTTTGTGATATAACAATAGCTTCTGAGGATGCTAAATTCTCTATTCCAGAGGATAGATTAGGTTTAATTCCTCCCATGGCTGTCAGTATAGATTATAAGGCTTTAGGAAGGAGAATAGTTATTAGTTATATTAATATTAAAAGAGATAGATGCTAA
- a CDS encoding DUF488 domain-containing protein: MIKVKRVYDPLEKDDGIRILVDRLWPRGVKKDQVDVWLKDIAPSDELRKWYNHDPNKWEEFKRKYFEELSRNPKVEILLQLIKKGNNITLLYASKSPYNNAVALKEYLEKVLKV; encoded by the coding sequence ATGATAAAAGTTAAGAGAGTTTACGATCCTTTAGAAAAGGATGATGGAATTAGGATTTTAGTGGATAGATTATGGCCTAGAGGTGTTAAGAAGGATCAAGTAGACGTTTGGCTTAAGGACATAGCACCTAGTGATGAACTAAGGAAATGGTATAATCACGATCCTAACAAATGGGAGGAGTTTAAAAGGAAGTACTTTGAGGAACTCAGTAGAAATCCTAAGGTTGAGATACTCTTACAGTTAATTAAAAAGGGGAATAATATAACCTTACTTTATGCCTCAAAGTCTCCATATAATAATGCAGTGGCATTAAAAGAGTATTTAGAGAAGGTATTAAAGGTTTAA
- a CDS encoding CBS domain-containing protein: MKLKEIIQSRDPLTINYNYKIKDALELMRKGNTNFLLVVNDRNEVIGIVTQRAITRALGGNANLDTKISDIMIKTVITASGNEELLDVFILMAKNNVNHLVVVDSNGKAVGVVSLRDVLYAIQRECEVE; encoded by the coding sequence ATGAAGTTAAAGGAAATTATTCAGAGTAGAGATCCACTAACCATTAATTATAATTACAAAATTAAGGATGCGTTAGAGTTAATGAGAAAGGGTAACACTAATTTTCTTTTAGTCGTAAATGATAGGAACGAGGTCATTGGAATAGTAACACAGAGAGCTATAACTAGAGCCTTAGGAGGTAATGCGAATTTAGATACAAAGATCTCTGATATAATGATAAAAACCGTAATTACTGCAAGTGGTAATGAGGAACTGTTAGACGTTTTTATATTAATGGCTAAAAATAACGTTAATCATTTAGTTGTTGTTGATTCAAACGGAAAGGCTGTAGGAGTAGTATCATTGAGAGATGTGTTATATGCTATTCAAAGGGAATGTGAAGTTGAATAA
- a CDS encoding DUF4322 domain-containing protein, producing the protein MIIPGSVHPKTLAQIKEKLFSIINFKGRKAEEVKKTLVTAALTKDSVENKAKEFGISPQTVRNYVEEQPQVIEQMLNMIKTISIKELGGRKRVKISIDWTSIKYKGKPIEGLSGSEKGYAWSYATATTRVKGKTLILAFTRIEKGMTRLEIVENLIQQILALGLEIELVTLDAGFYSVDVINYLSRFNFIIGVPVEKVGIHRNFDGDYTAKSNGKNATFRLIVHHGREKEYLAKGTNLDVNRSIIVKWYNKVRTPIETSYKLIKSFLIFTSSRSWLFRLFIFVLAMLIYTLYLLLKGTTSKEDFRLLLTILLLQDNITILQEYLVKLFYLFFNSLELFSG; encoded by the coding sequence TTGATAATACCAGGCTCCGTCCACCCAAAGACACTTGCACAAATCAAGGAAAAATTATTTTCCATCATAAACTTCAAGGGAAGAAAGGCAGAAGAAGTCAAGAAAACACTTGTAACAGCAGCACTAACAAAAGATTCAGTAGAAAACAAGGCAAAAGAATTTGGTATCTCACCACAAACAGTAAGAAACTACGTGGAAGAACAACCACAAGTAATAGAACAAATGCTAAACATGATCAAAACAATCTCCATCAAGGAACTAGGCGGAAGAAAACGTGTAAAAATATCAATAGACTGGACATCAATAAAATACAAGGGAAAACCAATAGAAGGACTAAGCGGCTCAGAAAAAGGTTACGCATGGAGTTACGCAACAGCAACAACAAGAGTAAAGGGAAAAACACTAATACTAGCATTCACACGCATAGAAAAAGGAATGACTAGGCTAGAGATAGTTGAAAACCTAATACAACAAATACTAGCATTGGGCCTAGAAATAGAACTAGTAACACTAGATGCCGGATTCTATTCAGTAGACGTGATCAACTACTTATCAAGGTTTAACTTCATCATTGGAGTACCAGTGGAAAAGGTTGGAATACATAGAAACTTCGATGGTGATTATACTGCAAAGTCAAATGGTAAGAATGCAACTTTTAGGCTAATAGTACACCACGGTAGGGAAAAGGAGTACTTGGCAAAGGGGACAAACCTAGACGTAAATAGGAGTATTATTGTAAAATGGTATAACAAGGTTAGGACACCAATAGAAACATCATACAAGTTGATCAAATCTTTCCTAATCTTTACCTCATCAAGGAGTTGGCTATTCCGCTTGTTCATCTTCGTCCTAGCAATGTTAATCTATACACTATACTTGCTCCTCAAGGGGACAACGAGCAAGGAAGACTTCCGCTTACTCCTAACCATCTTGCTCTTGCAAGATAATATTACTATTTTGCAAGAATATTTAGTTAAATTATTTTATCTATTTTTTAACTCTCTTGAATTATTTTCGGGGTGA